The Caballeronia sp. TF1N1 DNA window CTTCGAGCATCGTCGGCTGATAGACCTGCCGCAGATACAGAATCGGATAGATCGCGCCGGCGGCGACCACGAGCAGCGCGAGTTGCAGATAGCGGTCGGCGCGCGCGCTTTTGAGCGGCAGCGCAGCCGCGCCCTGGCTGGTTTGAGCAGGATTCGATGACACGGGAGGCTCCTCGATGAACCGCGGGCGCAAAGCCCGCAGCCTTCGTATATTTTTGTGTGAGTTGGAAAAGGAAAACGGCGGCGTCCTCGCGAGAAGACACGGCCTGGGTCAGTACTTCATGACGACGAGACGCGTCTGCGTGAATTCCAGCATGCCGTGCTTGCCGTCGTCACCGCCGATGCCGGAGCGTTTCCAGCCCGCGTGGAAGCCTTGATACGGATCGGCCGGCGTGCGGTTGATATAAAGCTCGCCCGCTTCGATGGAGTTGGCGACCTTCATCGCCGTGCGATAGTTTTCGGTGTAAAGCACGGACGAAAGACCGAATTGATGATCGTTCGCCATCGCGATGGCTTCATCGAGCGTGCCGTAGCGCACGACGGCGAGCACCGGCCCGAAGGTTTCTTCCTGCACGATCTCCATGTCCTGACGGCAGTTGGACAAAAGCGTCGGCGGATAGAAAAAGCCCTTGCGCTTCGGCACTTCGCCGCCGGTTTCGAGCACAGCGCCTGCCTCGACCGCGCGCATCACCATGGCGTGAATGCCTTTGCGCGATGCCTCGTTGACGAGCGGCCCCATGAAGCTCGCGTCTTCGAAACGGTCGCCGATCTGCTTGGCCAGCATCTGCTCCTTGAGCAGGCGAACGAATTCATCGTGGATGCTCGCGTGCGCATAAACGCGCTCGATGGCCGTGCAAAGCTGACCGCCATGCGTGAGCTTCGAGGCGACGAGTTCGCGGGCGGCCTTCTGCAAGTCGGCATCCGGCTCGATGATCGCGGGCGTCTTGCCGCCCAGTTCCAGCGAAGGCTTCGCAATATTCGCCTTGCAGTATTCGAGCACCTTGCGGCCCGCGGAAACGCTGCCCGTCAGCGTGATCATGCCGACGGCCGGATGCGTGCAGACGGCTTCGGCGGTGGCGTGATCCATCGCCAGGATATTGACGACGCCCGGCGGCAATGCAGCGCGTTCGACGGCGCGCGCCAATTCGAACGCGGACAGCGGCGTGTTGTTGCTCGGGCGCACGACCACCGTATTGCCCGCGATCAACGCCGGCGCAACCTTGCGCAGCAGCGTGTAGATGGGGAAATTGAAGGGAATCAGGCAGGCGACGACGCCTATCGGCTCGCGATGCAGCACGAGGTTTTCGTCGGGCGTATCGCTCGGAATGACTTCGCCTTCGATGCGCCGCGCCCATTCGCTGTGATAGCGCGTGATCTGCGCGGCGTAGATGGCTTCGTTGGTGGCGTCCGTCAGGCTCTTGCCCGACTCGGAGGCGAGCGCCGCGCCGATATCGGCGGAGGCTTCGACGATGGCGTCCGCGAGACGCTGCATGTGCACCGCGCGCTCGGCGGCGGGCATCACGCGCCAGCGCTTTTGCGCGGCGGCGGCGAATTCAACGGCTTGCAGCGCCTCTTCGCGCGTTGCGTTGTGCACGTGGCCGAGCACTTCTTCGGTAGCCGGATTGACGACGGCGGTGCGTTGATCGCTTGCGGGCGCGATGAAACATCCGTTCACGAAATTGCGTTCTGACTTCATGTTTCTCGATGATTCCTGGTTCGATGACGGGCGACGGCGGCCGCAGCGGAAAAACCAGCGCCGCTGATGTCGCGGCTGCCTCTTACGACTTTCGGCCCATTTTTCCGCGCTTCGCGCTGCAGCGACAAGCGAAGAATTTGCTGGCAGAACATTCAAAAAACTCACGTTCGATGTTCGGCGAAATCCCTTTGCAAGCGCGCGTCGATCACGCACAATCCGTCGCTCATCGTTAGCCATCCTTGGCGTTTTCGCGTGAGCGATGCCGACGTCATCGGATAAAACAAGAAAACTTGAGACTTTCATGAGAATTAAAGCCATTCTGTTCGCAGCGGTCTGCTGCCTGTCTTCCTCCGTCTTTGCAGCGAGCAGCGTCACGCTATACGGCGTGCTCGACGAAGGCCTCGACTACACGAGCAACGTCGGCGGAAATCACGCCTATGAATTGACGAGCGGTTATGCGTCGGGCAGCCGCTGGGGCTTGCGCGGGGTCGAAGATCTCGGCGGCGCGACTCAGGCCGTGTATCAACTGGAAAGCGGTTTGAACCTGAGCAACGGCGCGGCGGGTCAGGGTGGCCGCATGTTCGGCCGTCAGGCTTTCGTGGGCGTGCAGAACGAACGCTTCGGTTCGGTGACGCTTGGGCGTCAGTACGATTCCGTCGTCGATTACCTTGCGCCGACCACCGCCAACGGCAACTTCGCGGGCTATCTGTTCGCGCATCCGTTCGACAACGACAACACGGACAACTCGTTTCGCGTGAACAACGCGGTGAAGTATGCGAGTCCGTCTTTCGGCGGCTTCAAGTTCGGCGGCTTGTATGGCTTCAGCAACAGCACGGGTTTCACGGACAACCGCTTGTATAGCGTCGGCGCTTCGTATGCGAATGGCGGCTTGCTGGCCGGCGCGGCATATATGCGCGCGGACGGCGTCGGCGCGGGTGGCATCGGCGCCATCGCGGCCAACGATGCGAGCTTCGTCGCGCGACGCATGCAGGTCTACGGCGCGGGCGTGAACTACTCGTTCGGCCCCGCAACGGCAGGCTTCGCCTATACGAATTCGAGTTATCGCGATCCGTCGACCAATGGCTATATAGGCGGCACGCTCGTGGCAGCAGGCAACACGCTCAACGCCGTCAAGTATCAGAACTTCGAAGTGAACGGCAAGTACCAGTTCACGCCGGCGTTCTTCATCGGCGCGCAGTATGTGTATTCCATCGAGACGTACGACGCGGCTTCAGGCACGGTCAAGCCGAAGATTCACTCGTTCGGCTTGATGGCGGATTACTTCCTGTCCAAGCGCACGGACGTCTATGTGCAAGGCGCATATCAGAAAATCCACGGGCCTTCGACGGATTCGGTGCTGGACAACGCGTATATTCCGGGCGCGCAGCAAGTGTCGTCGAATTCGAATCAGTTCGTCGCGCGAGTGGCTTTGCGGCACGCGTTCTGATCTAGCTGACATTGAGTTCGTGGTGCGGAAGGCCGGACGCTCGTTCGGCCTTTTTCTTGGGCGTGAAACTCAACTCCCGATCACCACCGAAATCTCCCCCAACGGCGCCTTCGAGCCATTCGGCACGACTGCCCTGAGCGGGAACCCGAGCGTTCCCCTGAACGTGACGAAGCGGCTCATCTGAAAACGCACACCGCCGCCGATGCTCGCAAGCGATGCATTGTTGACCTCGCCCGCTTCGGGGATGCGGTTCCACACGTGCCCTGCATCGAAAAACACAAACGGCTGCATCGCCGCGAAGCCGAACGTGATGGCCGGCGAGCGCAACTCCGTCTGCACGTTCCAGCCGCGATCGCCTTGCGCCGCGTACGGGTCGTAGCCGCGCACGGTCGAGTCGCCGCCAATCCCGAGTTCCTCGCTCGGCAAAAGCGTGTTGTTGGTCCACTGCACGAGCCCGCGCGCAGATACCGAAAAGCCCGTCGCACCCAGCGGCGTATCGCGTTGCGCGGACAGTTGCAGATACTGATAGCGCGGTTTCGCGCCGAGACGCGCGGTATCGAAGGCGTCGCTGTTGTTGCTGCCGTCGAGATAGCCGGGGCTCGCGTAGAGCGATGCATTCAGATGCGTGTCGCCGGATGCGTCGCTCTTCGTCAAATCGTAGGCAAGCACGAACTGATGGACGTGCGTATTGGCATTGAACACCTGAAATCCGCCGAATTCGAGGTCGTTGTTCGAGCGCTTGAAGTCGTAGCCGAGTTGCAGTTGCTGCTGCCACGCACCCGCCTTTTCGAGCGGCGGAAGGCGCCAGTCGTAGCGAAAACTGAGCTGCGCGCTCGTCCCCGTCTGTCCGTAACTGTCCGGCAAGCGTGGCGTACTTTGCGCATACACCCCGAACAGTTCGATACGGTCGAGCCACGGCAGCGGCGCAATCAGGTTGAACGAATGCGCGATGAAGCGCGCCCGGTTAGGCCGCCCTTCGATATCCGGATTACCCGAAATGAGGTCGTTGCTCGCCGTCGCCTGATAGCCGATGCGCGCATCCGTGCCGAACAGATTGCCATAGTCGAAACCCGCAAGCAGGCGGTCGCGGCCCAGGTCCGGCACGCCGTCGTTGTTGTAGCCGCCATAGACGCGCAACGGCAGCCGGTCCTCGGTCTGCAGGACGACATCGGTGGTATTCGCGGCGGCGCCCGGCGCATAGATCACGTCGACACGGCGATACGGGTTCGAATTCAGGAGCGCGAGGCCCGCGGCGACATCGGCTTCGCGGATCGGCTCGCCGGTGGGCAGAGGCATCTCGCGGGCGAGGAGTGCATCGGAGAAATAGCGATTGCCTTGAGGGAGCACGCGCCCCGCGCGAAACTCGGCAATCGCAATGCGCACCACGCCGTCGCTCACGTCCTGCTCGGGCACGTAGACATCGACGAGCGGCAGGCCCGCCTCGCGATAACGCTGCACGACGGCGCGGCGAATTTCGGCCAGACGCGCGAAGGTGAGAGGATGGGCGAGATCGGCCGCGAAGGTATCGAGGAAGTTGGAATCGAGCAGCGGCGCGCCACTGGCCGTGATCGCAGCGCTCTGCGTGCCTTGCGTGCTGGCGGAACCGGCCGCGCCGTCCGAGCGCACGAAAGCGATGCCGCGTAAATCCGCGATCGCTACGGCCTGCGACGCATCGCCGGATTCGGCGGGCGGCTGCGGTGCACGCGGACGCTCGGCGGCGGGCGGGACAATCGGCGCGACGTCTTTATATGATTGCGCGTGCGCTGCATCGGTATAAGCGGCGGCATAAACAGCGGCATGAGCGGCGGCAATGCAGCACGCGAGCCGCGTGAACCGCACGCTCCCCTTCGATGCCCGCGTCATGCGCTACCGGCGCGCCGATGCGCGGGCCAACCACGGCGAATATCGAACGTCTGTCGCAAAGGCGCTCCTCGTCTCAATGTCCGCATTGTCACGCGGCGGCCTGACATCGTACTCGCTAATGGCCTGACCGTGAGCGCGCGAGGCGAAGCTCGAAAGCGCCACGATGTCGGTGTCGATCACGAATTGGTCGCACACGTGCTCAGGCGCCGTTCCGGTTTCAGGTAGCATCGGGTGCGAACGCACCTCGACCAAGGGCCGTTCCGAACGCAAACGAGTGTCATGACAAAAATAGCAGACGAAACGCCGCAGTTTTCCGATCAGACACAGAGCGAGACAACGCCGGAGTCCTCATCCATCGCACGGACCGGACCGCTCACCGAAGCCAAGCTCTTCGGCCGTCAGACACCGCCTTCGGGCGGCGACCCGCTTCCGCCGCCACCGCCCGGCGGCGCGGGCAGCAGTTATCGCGCGCTCGCGGGCCTGTTGTGCGGCTATGCGCTGCTCGTCGCGGGAAACGGACTCTTCCAGACGCTGATACCGCTGCGCATCCTGCAGGCGGGGTATCCGACGCTCGTGATCGGCCTCATTCAGTCGTGCTATTACCTGGGCTTCATTCTCGGCGCGGTGGTGAACCGGCGGCTCATCGACCGGATCGGGCAGCATCGGACATTCGTGGCTTTTTCAGCGGCCGCGTCGATTCTCGCGCTGGCGTTCGGCGCGAGCGAGTCGCCGTGGCTCCTCGCGCTCGTGCGTATTCTGACGGGCGTCGCGTTCATGGGGCTTTATACGTCCATCGAGAGCTGGCTCAACGGCACGGTGGAGAACGAGCGGCGCGGCCAGGTCTTCGGCTCGTATGCAGCCATCAACTATCTCGCGGTCGGCACCGGGCAGTTCTTGCTGAATGTCGGCGCGGGCACGGGTGCGCAGCAATTCTCCATCGCCGCCGCGCTGTTCGCCGCCGCCGTGCTGCCCGTGACCTTGCTGGAAGGCTGGCCCGTCAAGGTCGCCGATGAAAACCTCGACCGCGTGCCCGCCCGAACCTGGCGCGAGAGCCTGCGCGAGATGATGGCCGCGACGCCGCTCGCGGTTCCGGGCTGCATTCTCGCGGGCTTTCTCTACAGCGCGTTCTATTCGATGACGCCGGTCTATCTTCAACGCTCCGGCTTTTCGACGAGCGAACTCGCGACCTTCATGGGCGTGGCGCTAATCGGCGCACTCCTGCCGCAATGGCCGATGGGCCGTCTCTCCGACAAAGTGGACAGACGGCGTCTCGTGTTCTACACGGCATCGATTTCGGCGACCTTGAGCTTCGTGCTGCTGTGCTTCGATTTTCGCGCGGTGGTGTGGTGCGGCACGCTGGCGTATGTCGCGGTGACGTTCACGCAATACGGGCTCATCGTTTCGCACGTGCATGACAGAACGGAGGCGCATTTGCGCGTCGCAATCTCGGCGACCTTGCTCGTGCTGTTCTCACTCGGCGGCATGACCGGTCCGGCGCTGGCTTCGCTATTGATGACCGTCTTTGGTCCGCGCGGACTCTTTCTCTTCAACGGGCTGTCGTGCGTGTTGCTCGCGCTCTGCGCACGTCGGGCCCTTCATGCCGGTTCCGGCAGCGTCGCCGCGAGAACGGCTGGCTGACCCAAGCACTCAATGAGCGCGCCGGATCGCCGCCGAAAAGTCTTCGTCGATCAGCGCGCCTTCCGGCCGCACGATGAGACTGCGCCGCTTGAGTTCATCGAACGTCGAGGTGTTGTCGAGCAGGCCCATGCGATAGGTGTAGTCGTCGGCGTGGCCGCTTAGCAGCACCTTCCAGCTATAACGAAGATGCGGCGCGACCGTTCGCGCGTGATGCAGGATATTGCTCGTGCAGTTGTTGAAGAGCGTGTGATAGAACTCGGGGCGTTCGTTCAGGTCGTTCACGCGTCGCATGTAGTCTTTGAACAGCGCGCGCACGGTGGCGGCCGTGACCTGCGCGCGATACAGCGACACGCGTTCGCGCCGTATATCGGTACGCACGCCGATCAGATCGCGCTCGTCGGCCACGACATAGATCAGATCGTAATGCTTGAAGAAGCCGCGCCACGTCGAATAATGCTGCCCTTGCCGACGGCGCGTTTCGATTGAGATGGAGAGATAACGGCCATCGTCGAAACCGAAGCTGACGAACACATGTGCAATGGATTCATGCGTCCAGCGCGACACCACGAGATCGACCGTCTGTAGTCGCGAGATGTCATAGATGGCGTCGAAATAGGCGGGCGTGGCTTCGTCCCGCGTTCGGTAGACAAAGTTGCGGACATTGCGAATACGCACTTGGTCGCCGCACCACATGGCGGACGCGGTCCGTGCATATTCCTCCACCCAAGGCGCGCTCTTTTCCGTGCCGGATTTCACGGTCGGACTCCATGAAAGGCTCGTGAACAACTGCCACTGTACCGCGAGACTTCGTGCGACTCGAAGCGCGGAACGATTCATGCGAAAGCGCCGGTATGCCCGAATATCCGCATGAACGCGCCGGTCTGAAAACAAGGATTGCGATGCCCGCTTACAATTGCTTCATCAGCCAGGATGCGCCGCCCGGAGTAGAAATGACCGGCCGTGCCGCATCGACATGCAGAAAAAAATCCGGCTCAAAGACCGGCGTGCGAACCGTAAATCGTCTTCGACCATCGTGTCAGGGCCGCACGAAGCCCGCGACCCGATCGTCGTCTTAATGCGTCTGCTGCCTGGAAGCTTGCGGCCATTGGACAAACCGGCGCGCCTTTGCGCCGCCGAAACGCCTTCTCGAGACAATGACGGACAACTCCTCCACCGCACACAGCAGTGAGTTCAATGCGCCCGATGCATCGGCGTATGCCGAATGCGCGCGCGAGCCCATTCACGTTCCCGGCGGCATCCAGCCGCACGGTCTTCTTTTGAGCATCGACGCACAAGGCGCGATCTTGCAAGTGAGTGGCAATGTCGCGCAACTCACGTCGATCGCGCCCGAGCGTTGCCTCGGCGAGCCGCTGTCGTTCGTCATCGGCGATGAAGCCAGCCGCCGCGCCGTCGCCGAATTGGGAAGGCTTACGCGCGATGGCGCGACGATCCACACGGGCAATGTCGTCATCGATCATTGGAGCCAAAGCGGCCCGTTCGCGCTCGTCGTGCATCGGCATGAAGGCTTGCTTTTCGTTGAACTGGAACCCGCGCAACATACCGCCGAAGTGTTTTCGAGCATGTATCCGCTCGTGCGCTCCTTCGTCACCGAAGTGCAGTCCATGCGCACGGTCGAGCAGCTTTGCCAGTTCGCGGCGACGGAGATTGCGCGCATTACCGGTTTCGGGCGCACGCTCGTCTATCAATTCGACGATGCCGGCAACGGCCACGTGCTCGCCGAAGCCATCGAGCCGGGCTATCAGTCATACCTGAACCAGTATTTCCCCGCGTCCGATATTCCCGCCCAGGCGCGCGAACTCTACAAGCGCAATCGCATCCGCCTGATTTCGAACGCCGATTACGAAGCCGCGCCGCTCGTGCCCGCGCTGCATCCGCAGACTGGCCGGCCGACCGATCTCACCTACGCGTCCTTGCGCAGCGTTTCGCCCGTGCATCTGCAATATATGCG harbors:
- the aldA gene encoding aldehyde dehydrogenase codes for the protein MKSERNFVNGCFIAPASDQRTAVVNPATEEVLGHVHNATREEALQAVEFAAAAQKRWRVMPAAERAVHMQRLADAIVEASADIGAALASESGKSLTDATNEAIYAAQITRYHSEWARRIEGEVIPSDTPDENLVLHREPIGVVACLIPFNFPIYTLLRKVAPALIAGNTVVVRPSNNTPLSAFELARAVERAALPPGVVNILAMDHATAEAVCTHPAVGMITLTGSVSAGRKVLEYCKANIAKPSLELGGKTPAIIEPDADLQKAARELVASKLTHGGQLCTAIERVYAHASIHDEFVRLLKEQMLAKQIGDRFEDASFMGPLVNEASRKGIHAMVMRAVEAGAVLETGGEVPKRKGFFYPPTLLSNCRQDMEIVQEETFGPVLAVVRYGTLDEAIAMANDHQFGLSSVLYTENYRTAMKVANSIEAGELYINRTPADPYQGFHAGWKRSGIGGDDGKHGMLEFTQTRLVVMKY
- a CDS encoding porin codes for the protein MRIKAILFAAVCCLSSSVFAASSVTLYGVLDEGLDYTSNVGGNHAYELTSGYASGSRWGLRGVEDLGGATQAVYQLESGLNLSNGAAGQGGRMFGRQAFVGVQNERFGSVTLGRQYDSVVDYLAPTTANGNFAGYLFAHPFDNDNTDNSFRVNNAVKYASPSFGGFKFGGLYGFSNSTGFTDNRLYSVGASYANGGLLAGAAYMRADGVGAGGIGAIAANDASFVARRMQVYGAGVNYSFGPATAGFAYTNSSYRDPSTNGYIGGTLVAAGNTLNAVKYQNFEVNGKYQFTPAFFIGAQYVYSIETYDAASGTVKPKIHSFGLMADYFLSKRTDVYVQGAYQKIHGPSTDSVLDNAYIPGAQQVSSNSNQFVARVALRHAF
- a CDS encoding ShlB/FhaC/HecB family hemolysin secretion/activation protein; this encodes MTRASKGSVRFTRLACCIAAAHAAVYAAAYTDAAHAQSYKDVAPIVPPAAERPRAPQPPAESGDASQAVAIADLRGIAFVRSDGAAGSASTQGTQSAAITASGAPLLDSNFLDTFAADLAHPLTFARLAEIRRAVVQRYREAGLPLVDVYVPEQDVSDGVVRIAIAEFRAGRVLPQGNRYFSDALLAREMPLPTGEPIREADVAAGLALLNSNPYRRVDVIYAPGAAANTTDVVLQTEDRLPLRVYGGYNNDGVPDLGRDRLLAGFDYGNLFGTDARIGYQATASNDLISGNPDIEGRPNRARFIAHSFNLIAPLPWLDRIELFGVYAQSTPRLPDSYGQTGTSAQLSFRYDWRLPPLEKAGAWQQQLQLGYDFKRSNNDLEFGGFQVFNANTHVHQFVLAYDLTKSDASGDTHLNASLYASPGYLDGSNNSDAFDTARLGAKPRYQYLQLSAQRDTPLGATGFSVSARGLVQWTNNTLLPSEELGIGGDSTVRGYDPYAAQGDRGWNVQTELRSPAITFGFAAMQPFVFFDAGHVWNRIPEAGEVNNASLASIGGGVRFQMSRFVTFRGTLGFPLRAVVPNGSKAPLGEISVVIGS
- a CDS encoding MFS transporter, with product MTKIADETPQFSDQTQSETTPESSSIARTGPLTEAKLFGRQTPPSGGDPLPPPPPGGAGSSYRALAGLLCGYALLVAGNGLFQTLIPLRILQAGYPTLVIGLIQSCYYLGFILGAVVNRRLIDRIGQHRTFVAFSAAASILALAFGASESPWLLALVRILTGVAFMGLYTSIESWLNGTVENERRGQVFGSYAAINYLAVGTGQFLLNVGAGTGAQQFSIAAALFAAAVLPVTLLEGWPVKVADENLDRVPARTWRESLREMMAATPLAVPGCILAGFLYSAFYSMTPVYLQRSGFSTSELATFMGVALIGALLPQWPMGRLSDKVDRRRLVFYTASISATLSFVLLCFDFRAVVWCGTLAYVAVTFTQYGLIVSHVHDRTEAHLRVAISATLLVLFSLGGMTGPALASLLMTVFGPRGLFLFNGLSCVLLALCARRALHAGSGSVAARTAG
- a CDS encoding DUF4105 domain-containing protein, which codes for MKSGTEKSAPWVEEYARTASAMWCGDQVRIRNVRNFVYRTRDEATPAYFDAIYDISRLQTVDLVVSRWTHESIAHVFVSFGFDDGRYLSISIETRRRQGQHYSTWRGFFKHYDLIYVVADERDLIGVRTDIRRERVSLYRAQVTAATVRALFKDYMRRVNDLNERPEFYHTLFNNCTSNILHHARTVAPHLRYSWKVLLSGHADDYTYRMGLLDNTSTFDELKRRSLIVRPEGALIDEDFSAAIRRAH